In the Deinococcus budaensis genome, one interval contains:
- a CDS encoding AAA family ATPase produces MVSGSPGAGKSTVARALLQRFALGLHLPVDDLRDFVVSGHAPPRLDHPPEAARQFWLARTAAAHTARLYADAGFVVAVDDVLWPADLGLFTPHWAGLDVRPVLLAPGLAVAHERNATRTTKAYDTRTLVPLIDALHPQMPPDAYREAGWAVVDSARLSAEETVDALLALDWPRPA; encoded by the coding sequence GTGGTCAGCGGGAGTCCCGGCGCGGGCAAGAGCACGGTCGCCCGCGCCCTGCTTCAGCGCTTTGCCCTGGGTCTGCACCTGCCGGTGGACGACCTGCGCGACTTCGTGGTCTCAGGCCACGCGCCGCCGCGCCTGGACCACCCGCCGGAGGCCGCGCGGCAGTTCTGGCTGGCCCGCACCGCCGCCGCGCACACGGCCCGCCTGTACGCGGACGCGGGTTTCGTGGTGGCGGTGGACGACGTGCTGTGGCCCGCCGACCTGGGGCTGTTCACCCCGCACTGGGCGGGGCTGGACGTGCGTCCGGTGCTGCTCGCGCCGGGGCTGGCCGTGGCCCACGAGCGCAACGCCACCCGCACCACCAAGGCCTACGACACCCGCACGCTGGTTCCCCTGATCGACGCCTTGCACCCGCAGATGCCCCCGGACGCCTACCGCGAGGCCGGGTGGGCGGTGGTGGACAGCGCCCGCCTGAGCGCCGAGGAGACGGTGGACGCCCTGCTGGCGCTGGACTGGCCCCGCCCAGCCTAG
- a CDS encoding C39 family peptidase: protein MRVLLPLLLAGLLGGARGAPASAAPSPAGYVLSGMPLVRQTYNACGPASLTQVLGYFGINVALADVSRLTRPNERAYMTAQAIVDFAPSVGMEARLYRGGSLGTVRAAIRARLPLIALQSHIMSTAVIPHWRVVTGYDDARQEVYLMDPLLGYVLMSYADFTRVWADHQGQFAVMYPPDWRTTVQKVIG from the coding sequence GTGCGTGTTCTGCTTCCCCTTCTCCTCGCGGGGCTGCTCGGCGGTGCCCGGGGTGCCCCGGCTTCCGCGGCCCCGTCTCCGGCGGGCTACGTCCTCTCGGGCATGCCGCTGGTGCGCCAGACCTACAACGCCTGCGGCCCGGCGAGTCTCACGCAGGTGCTGGGGTACTTCGGGATCAACGTCGCGCTGGCCGACGTGAGCCGCCTGACCCGTCCCAACGAGCGGGCCTACATGACGGCCCAGGCCATCGTGGACTTCGCCCCGAGCGTCGGCATGGAAGCCCGGCTGTACCGGGGCGGCTCGCTGGGGACCGTGCGCGCCGCGATCCGTGCCCGCCTGCCCCTGATCGCGCTGCAATCGCACATCATGTCCACGGCGGTCATTCCGCACTGGCGGGTCGTGACCGGCTACGACGACGCCCGGCAGGAGGTCTACCTGATGGACCCGCTGCTGGGGTACGTCCTGATGAGCTACGCCGATTTCACCCGCGTCTGGGCCGACCACCAGGGCCAGTTCGCGGTGATGTACCCGCCAGACTGGAGAACAACGGTGCAGAAGGTGATCGGCTAG
- a CDS encoding aminopeptidase translates to MQTTRDASLPPLAYDPARHAALLADYCLTAGAGERLLVAGGTAGLPLLREVTRALLTRGARPVVRLDYPGQDDDWADLAADAVLDQAHPADLADVEALDGSLRVLTPGPGAPGVDAARRARLTAARAPLAAARARKKWSLTLYPTAHAAAQAGMTEEDFGAFVMRAMFLDRADPVAAWGEVRGTQARLIERLTQGDRVRIEAPGTDLTLRVGGRSWANSDGKRNMPSGEVFTGPVEDSAEGVVTFTVPAEYGGQVVRGARLVFRAGEVVEFTAEEGEDVLRAALATDPGARRLGELGIGTNFGIQVPTGNILFDEKIGGTVHLALGRSYPETGGVNASAIHWDLITDLRGQGRLSLDGEVVQEGGRFL, encoded by the coding sequence GTGCAGACGACTCGTGACGCTTCTCTCCCCCCCCTCGCCTACGATCCCGCGCGGCACGCGGCGCTGCTGGCCGACTACTGCCTGACGGCGGGGGCAGGCGAGCGCCTGCTCGTCGCGGGCGGGACGGCGGGCCTGCCGCTGCTGCGCGAGGTCACCCGGGCGCTGCTCACGCGCGGCGCGCGGCCGGTGGTGCGCCTGGACTACCCCGGCCAGGACGACGACTGGGCCGACCTCGCCGCAGACGCGGTGCTGGACCAGGCCCACCCCGCCGACCTCGCGGACGTGGAGGCGCTGGACGGCAGCCTGCGCGTCCTGACGCCGGGGCCGGGGGCACCGGGCGTGGACGCCGCCCGCCGCGCCCGCCTGACCGCCGCCCGCGCGCCCCTCGCCGCCGCCCGCGCGCGGAAAAAATGGAGCCTGACCCTCTACCCCACCGCGCACGCCGCCGCGCAGGCGGGGATGACCGAGGAGGACTTCGGCGCCTTCGTGATGCGGGCGATGTTCCTCGACCGCGCCGACCCGGTGGCCGCCTGGGGCGAGGTGCGCGGGACGCAGGCCCGCCTGATCGAGCGCCTGACGCAGGGCGACCGGGTGCGGATCGAGGCCCCCGGCACCGACCTCACCCTGCGGGTGGGCGGCCGCAGCTGGGCCAACAGCGACGGCAAGCGCAACATGCCCAGCGGCGAGGTCTTTACCGGGCCGGTTGAGGACAGCGCCGAGGGCGTGGTCACCTTCACGGTCCCGGCAGAGTACGGCGGTCAGGTCGTGCGCGGCGCCCGGCTGGTCTTTCGCGCGGGCGAGGTCGTGGAGTTCACGGCCGAGGAGGGCGAAGACGTGCTGCGCGCGGCCCTGGCGACCGACCCCGGCGCGCGGCGGCTGGGCGAACTGGGGATCGGCACCAACTTCGGCATTCAGGTACCGACCGGGAACATCCTCTTCGACGAAAAGATCGGCGGCACCGTCCACCTCGCGCTGGGCCGCTCCTACCCCGAGACGGGCGGCGTGAATGCCAGCGCCATCCACTGGGACCTGATCACCGACCTGCGCGGGCAGGGGCGCCTGAGCCTGGACGGGGAAGTGGTGCAGGAGGGGGGGCGGTTTCTCTGA